The stretch of DNA ACTGCCTTCCCACCGACACTCAGCAGGACCCCCATCTGACCTTTTCCCCTAAAGCAGGAGAGCTCCAGACATCTCCGCTCTGGATAATCACTGTTCCTGAGGACAGGCCAAGCCCAGCAAGGCGGGGGCCAAAACAGCTGTGGCGGGGGAGGCGCAGGAGGGACTGTGTGTGAGGGTCAGTGGAGGGGAGTCCAGCGCCCAAGAACAAAAGCCACAGCTGGGAACTAGACAGGGAGGGACACCTTGCCGTCTGCCCAGGATGTCCAGGGTCCTGAGGCCTGAGGGTGCAGCGCCTGCTCCTTCTGTGACACTCccgccctccccccgccccccggtgACAGAGCTCAGCCCAGCAGCTGCCAGTCACTAACGAATCCCCGCCACCGGCACCTGCTGCTGCTTGCGGATCTTGTTGAAGAGTTCCATGTACTGGACCATGGTGTCCGCTGGGCTGTAGACCGCATCATGTCTGTTCCCAAACACTGCGGGTGCCCCTGGGGTGTGGCTGCCTAGAAAGCTCTGCAGGAACTCCAGCAACAGGCTCCAGCAGTCGCTAGCTACCACACAGGGGCCATACTCCACCTGGGGACCAAGAGAAGGGAGATGGAGGGTGAGTGAGGGCAAGGACAGGTCGTCTGCCCTCTGCATCCATCTTCCCCAACCTGGAGACCACGACACACACCTTCCAACCCACAACTGCCCTGCAGGAAATATCCAGCTCAAACACCAGGAATTTGAAACCCTCAGCACTGTACCCTTTAAGCTCAAACATTCTCAGCTTGGGATTATCAACACACAGCCCTACGCACAAGACCCAGAAGCACAGCTCAGTCCCTTCAAATTATCTCTGAACTTTATAGTCCCAGCTATGATGGGTGTAGATTCATGGACAGCTCGGAAAAATTTATGAGAGAAAACGAAGAGCAGGAGAGTCTGTTAGTGTGTGTGAGTTGGGGGAATTGACAAGAGGGCAAAGTAGCCACATAGGCCCATAAGTGACTTCAAGACCAACCGTTACTCCCAAGGTAGATACAACCTGGGCTCTGACCCTAAGAAATAATTTCCCAACTCATGTGACAGGGGCTGAAGGATACAGATCTTAGGCTTGCTCTTTCTCCTCTCCCAGTTTTTCACTGGAGAGATGGCAGGGGAAATTACTAGCAACTACAAGGAGAAATAAGTAAAGAAACTGCCGGGTGCGTTTGTGCTACAAAGTAGAAAACATGGAGGATAAACAAACAGTGGGTTCCCCGTGGGTCCTGGCAAATTCTCTGTGTGTTATGAATTGAGTCAGGACATCTCAGCTCTAGAGGTCCCAGAGTGTCTCAGTAGTTATGACCACTAACGCCCTCTTCTCCACCTGTGCTGCTTTTGAGGACTTATCTATCCCCAGGTCTCCACATTTTAAATCCCTCCTTAAAGGCTACTCCTGCAGGAGGTATCACAGTCCTCTGAGTCAGCAGTGCTCTCTGCCCTGAACTCCCAGAGCAATCTGTGCTGCCTTTATGGCATTTCTTACAGACTAACTTCAAAAACAGCTCGCATGTTTGGGCCTGGCTCTCTTACTAAGTCATAAATGTTCAAAAGGAAGGCCctgtagtttattcttttttttttaaatctcacacAGTGCTGGAACTGTGGTAGATGGTGCAGACTCTCACTGGTCCCAAAGCCAGCTACTGTCACACTCCATCTTTGTCATTTTCAATATATGTCATAGATGAAATCATCACACATACCATGAAAGAAAGTAGAGAGCATGTCAAAGGGAAAGGCACATCTTTGCTTCAAAACTTTGAGTGGTCCCTCTGTGTAATAGTTTACCTGCCCCTCCTTGACCACCCCTCCTCTTCTCCAGCAAGCCAGCCTTCCTAAGCTTTCTACCTGCTGTGAATCCAGCTCCCCATTCCCATCCTGGCCTAGAGCATCCCTAAGTGattaaagaaaggagagaaaatgcagGGTAAGGAAGCGCAGCTGCTCTGCAGACAGGAATCAGGGAGGCAGACTCCTCTGCCTGCATTCAGGGTCGCGGGAATCTGCAGAGCCAGGCCCTGCACCACATCTGCTCTAGTTCACCGAGGTCTTACCTCCACGGAGATGCCTCGGGCACTGGGCCCCATTGTGACCGTGCCCACCTTCACTAGGAAGTCACAGTACTGGTAACGGGTGCCCCGGGTCTCGATCTTGCTGGCCTTGGCACTCTGGAAAAAGCCCTTGAGTTTCACCATGAGCACGTCAAAGTTGGTGTCAGCAACCAGGCAAGGGCCATTCTCAAAGAGGGCGAAGCAGCTCAAAGGGTACTCGGAATTGTGCATCACATACATCAGCTTCCCGGTCTGACCTGCAAGGGATGGAGATCCTGCTCAGCGACAAGACCTTCCTCAGCACATCCCGGAGTAGAGGCCAAAGTGCTGAACGGAGCCAGGAGACAATCCAGCATCGCCCCAGCAGTCCTGGAGGGCGGAGGAGGGAAAGCCCTCACCAACAGCCTTTTCCAGAGAGGACCAGCAGCCAGGCAGCAAGTGGCAGAACCCACCTGATCTACAGAAAAAGGTGATGGGCACACTGGAACTTTTGACGGTCCAGATAATGGTttaattcactttttttccccagcttttatatttatttctgataGTTGGGAGTAAGTTTTGCACCTCATTATTTGTAGTCAACCCTGCATTTTTGCATCCTGGTCATTATGCATTTTGgtttttagtttctattttcttctctcttgctcttttttgttttagccacaccatacagcatgtgggatttccctggccagggatctaacctgcaccccctgcaatagaagcacagaatcttaaccactggaccaccagggaagtccctggtttaACTCTTAAGTTGAGTGATGCACAGATGGATGATTAACGATGATGATTAATAACTCACACAAGATTTACATATGGTCTTCTGTATAGTCATATATTacataacaaggaaaataaaagtaacagcATTTGAGCACACCACACAAAGCAGCTGCTCTCTTCTTGGCCCATCACTCCCTTCCTTGGCCTCCTCCCTTTTTGAAACAGAGGAAATGGCCCCACAGAAGCAGCACAGGGGAGAATCTGAACacgaggctggatgggaggccaGAGCCGTGTCTTCTGTGCCCAAGTTTAGACTTCACCCTAAAGACAACATGGGacctttggagaattttaagacaTCTAGCCGACTTAGGAAGCAAGCGGTACAACTGTAGCAGAAAGAACTTGGAATCTAGATCAGAAGATCCAGTTTTAAATCCCAGCTCACCGGTTCTAGTGCCTGGGAAGTGAGTTTTCCAAGTCCTTAAACTAGCCCCGACACTGTGCTAGGGCTAAAGAGGCATGTTAAGTAGAGGACTTAGCCCCTGGCCTCAAGAAGCTGACAATCTCACTGAAGACTGTTATTgtccttccctgatagctcagttggtaaagaatccgcctgcagttcaggagacccctgttcaattcctggatcgggaagatccgctagagaagggatatgctacccactccagtattcttggacttcccttgaggctcagctggtgaagaatctgcctgcaatgcaggagacctgggttcaattcctgggctgggaagatcgcctggagaaaggaacaactccccactccagtattctggcctagagaattccatgaactgtatagtccatggggttgcaaagagtcagacacgactgagtgactttcactttcattgaagaTAGgtggaaaactttttaaaagaccaTGAAACCAAAGTGTGTGCCTGATGATAGACCAGCAGTctttggaaggaaggaaagacttCAGGGAAGGAAGTGGTCAAAGCGGCAAGAGTCAGTTGGAAGAACCTTCATGGAAAAAATAGGATCTGAAGTAAGATACGAAGAGAGGGTAGGATTCAGGCAGGGATGAAAGTGCAGCAATGGAATGGGTGCAGAGACAGGTGGTGGGTGATGTGGCCTCTATGCAGGCCTCCACTGTGCTACCACTGTCTGAACGCAATCAGCTCTGCACCAACCTCGCCCCACATCCTCCCAACTGCCCGCTGCATATTCACACctttcacctgggaagcctagttcCAAACATTTTAATCCTCCAATAAAGATACCAAAGCCAATCTGTCATTCTGTTCTTGTGCAGACTCACTGTGATTACATACTTAATTCATATTACAGGAGTCTGGAAGTGTTTTTACTCTcttgaaaaaattctgaaaagcttTTGGTCCCTGACCAGCCAGCACCCCACATCACTACCTGGGAATCTGTTAGAAATTTATattctccaccccatcccacacccACTGGGTCAGAAACTCttcgggggtggggaggagaggggaaccCATCCATCTGTGTGATAACAAGCCCTCCCTCTAGGTGATGCTAAAGCTAGACAGTGTGAGAACTTCTGATTTAAAGGCACAGAGCCGGTAAGCGACAGAACTGGAACTCTAATCCAGGTGTCCTGACCTCCTTCCACCCTACCCCACTGCCCACTGAGAACCTGTTTCTCCAACTAGACTGTAGCTCCTTGAAAGCAAAGGTCTGATCAGGAAAACAGAGCCCAAGTCAGGGAGTATCACAGAAGTAGCATGTCACCTTATATCTGTATACTAGTGTTGTTTTCCAGATGCTTTCATAACTGTTCTCTCTTTTGATTCTTATATTCTGCCTTCTGCAGCCAAAACAAATAACATTGCAATTGCACTGATCATGAAATTCAGTACAGCTCTGAACCTACCATTTATTAGCTATTTATTCCATGACAACCTTGGTTCGAAGGGCTTTGTGTGTACTACCTTATTTAACTAGGAGATAAATACTGgaattatcttcattttgcagaCAACTGTACTGGGAAGGGTACAAAAACAGAGCCCACACAGGTAAGTTTCTGTAGAAGGGGTTTAATAGAGGGAACAACGTACAGGAGTTAGTAGAACTGAAAAATCCAATGGAATGGTGAGGTCACCCAAAGATTAGTAACACAGGGAGCCGCTACCATCCCTAGGGCTGGAAGGAAAAAGGGCAGATTCGCTCTTCTGAGAGCCAGGAACAAGGGTTGCCTAACAGGAGGAAGAAACACAGTCACAGCCAGAGACACAGCCCAAAGCAGAGGGACAGGGAGAGAGgctgtctctctttttcctcctccctccaatTTTTGCCAGGGCCTTTCACTGGCCAAAGGGAACTAAATCGGGGCCGGGCAAATGTAGTTCATAGGAGCAGGGCAGGGAATAAATCCCTGGGGAAATAGGCAACTGACCTGCacagaaacagtcacagactgCAGAATTACCTAAAGATGCagttagttgtggcaggcaggactCCGTTACCTGGTTCCATGGTTTAGGCTTATTCACTGTGCTATGGAACCATCCAAAGTCAAGTTACCGAAGAGCCAAGACTAAAAGAACCCAGGTTCCCTAGCTCCTATTCGGAGATCCTCTTTACctccctaccaccaccaccaccaccaccagcaacaACACATCTCAATTcgaaatacatttaaaacaaaagttaATTCATCTATCAAGGTTATGCTAAGGTGGTAGCCAAGGCCACTGGCGAGGTGTGGGAAACAGGAAGTTTTTCTACAGAAAGTTCCCCAAATTCTAAAGCTCCAACAGAATCATATACAAAGGCTTCTGAGCTTAAAAGGAGACTTTTTCAAACTTTGGAGTGCATAAAGATCACCTGTGAAACTTACTATAATATAGATAATGACTGATTACCAGTGAGTCTGTAAGCTGGGCCAGGAATCTGCACCTCTAACAAGCAACCCAGATGATTCTGAGAAAATTAGTGATCAACACTTTGAGAAATGAAAAGTGCTTTAAAAGTGCAAAAAGACTACAACACAGGCCCAGACTAAGAGATGAAGGGAAAAATTAATGAATTCAGAAACACATATACCACATATCCAAGAACACCACCCTcagcagaaaagcagaaagattCCAATGAACATGAACATCTATTAACTCGAAAACAGGTTCCAGCCATCCCACAGGCCCAACGCTCACTGACCTTGGCTGCCCAGGGTAGAGGCAGCTGTGTGGTAGGTCTCACAGTCCACACAAAATGTTCCTTGCTTCTCTGCTCCAAGCATCTCCAATTTCCGGGTGAGGAGCTCCACAGTCTGCTGGACACTCTTGCCCTCAGCCACGGGCATCTGGGACACACTGGACGGAAAAGGACCAAAATCATCAATGAGTCATTCACAAGCCTGCAGAATCATAGCTCATCAGGGCCTGAATGTGCATAGACACCATTAACCCGaaacttctcattttaaaaagaaggaaacagaggcccacAGTCTCTGAGAACGCCACTGAGAACCAGAGCAGGTCTCAGGACGCATACCAGTGCTTTGAACTTCCTGCCTAGAGCACCTCCATTTACCGAGTGTGGCAAGCATGCCAACGTTCCAGAGAAGATTTTAGGTGGCGCACAGGCTGAGCGTTCAGTAACACAGTCATACGATGAGAAAGGGATTTCTTCTGCGTTTCTTTCAGTTTTGACTAAATCAAGAAGAAAGCCTCAACTTGGAATTATTATTCCAATTATTAATACTCTCTTTAACACTTTGCATGCAAGTTGTCCAGCACAGTAGCCACAAGCCACATGCGACTGTTTACacttaaatgaataaaacaaattaaaacctCAACTCCTCAGCTGCAAAAGCCACATTTCAAGGCTTGACAGCCGCAAATGGCTGGGAGCAGTGctaatacagaacatttccatcaaggCAGAAAGTTTTAAGGATCCAGGGAGCAAAGAGAAAGCAAGCCTCAAGTTTCTAATCCTTGGAAGTGAAAGGCAACAGCATGTACACGAATTTAACCAAAACAACAATACAAAAAGTCATTTCCAAGATTTCCTTCTATGGTGAGGGAAACTGGCTCCCCCTTTACAGAGTGGCAGGTAACAATCACCAAGGACCAAAACTATGTGCCAGGTAGTACCTAAAGACCTTTCAATGAACTAACTCTTTGAATCCTCACATCAGCCCCATAAGATATACAATTATCTCTTTGTTACCATGAGGAAAAGTGAAGTACACAGGGGTTGAGTAACTCGcacaaggtcacaaagcttgGTGTGGTGTGGCCAAGAGTCAAAGCCAGGCAAGCTGGCTCCACATCTGTGCTCTTAACTCTACCAGAATGCTTCCACAGGAATACAGTTGTCTGTTAAAATACTTTTATGGAGAAGAAAGAGGATTAAAACAAGACATTAATAAATAATAGTTCAAGTGcgactggctttttaaaaatcttaagtaCAATCATATGTGGCTGAATGTTGGGGGACACTGCATTGCTTTATGATCAACCAAAATAAACTAAATGAAGCAATAGAGTCCTACTGTTGCTAAAACTGTCTCTAATCTCCATCAGAAAAAGCACTAACAAGTAAAGATGATGATGTGCCTTATTCTGAAATGAAAGAACAGGTACTTCCAGGGTTTCACGCCTCTTtgcagcaaatttttttttttttgttgttgttgtgccaAAGCCCTGCAGGATCTAATTCCccaatcaggggttgaacccgtgcccACTGAAGTAGAAGGTGCCTCCCGTAGTGGAAGCgtagagtgttaaccactggactgccatgaaAGACCCTAGCAAACTTTTCATTCCCATTCTTCCCATCCCTCTTACAGTACAGGACTTTGAAAGAGGCTCATGATGTCAACTTCAGGAAGCAAATGTGCAGACACTGACAAATCTGCAAGACCTGGGCTACCAGGAGGAGATCCCACAGGGTCTTAAATGAGAATCCTAGAGCCACTGTCTTCAGATAACCTGGCCTCTAAGTCCTCTCTGGGAGAGATGCTCaagacatatattttttaaagccctGAAATCTAGCATTTTGGAACTAATGACTCCAAGAGAATTAAGCCCATACCTTTCCCTGCCACACTGACTTATAACATGTTAGAAATAAGTCCACAGAAACTAAACCAACCGTGTAATTAAACAGAATAGGAAACAGGCCCTGAAGAGGTGATGTGCCTGGAATTCCTATCTCCTAATTCCCAACAGCTCCTTTTTTCCCTCCAGACTCAAGATCTTACAAGGGCCAAACTAGAACCGGACACATGCTGATCTAACTGCAATTTAGTGGCTGTAGGGAGGGGCAGGCAAAAACCTAAAAAAGATACTATCTCCTTGTTCCCTATCCCCTACCCATCCAAGCCCTGCCTGCAGACGGGTCCGAGTCCCGACATCCTACTTTCAACCCTAAAGTTCTACCCCGGGCTTCAAGGTCAAGAAATTCTaccaagaaaaaaggaaggaggtaCACGACCATTAAACGGGTTCTTAAACCCTTTTACCTGCCGCCTTCCAGGAAGAAGGGGCGAATCTCCGAGGAAAAGGGACTGCAGATTCTGCAGCCCTCACGGTGGCCCCCTCACCCACACAATCCGAGGATATTTTGCTCATCTTCCGGGGGACTGCGGACCCTGGTCGGGATCCTCCTCCCGGGTATATTCGAGGCTCCAGGGGCCTTCAAGCCCCCAAACCCCGCCCCACAAAGTCCTCTGAAGTCCTACCAAGTCACTCCCATGGTGTCGGGCCAGGAGGATGGGAGGATCAAACAAGTGAAATGCAGTGTGCTCCAGCAGCCCACATGAGGCGAAACCACCTCGCTAAAGCGAGCTCCGACAGAGGGAGGCGCTCCGGAACTTACGTAAAAACACAGCGCCCAGTCGACGCGCTCAGGCGGAATGGGGGCGTGTCTAGGTCCTTCGGTGACGTCACTGTCCgactccgcccccacccccacccggatCCGGGAAACTAGGAAAGTGTAGCTCGGACTACAACCACTTAGAGAAGCCAACGTTAAATTCGGGAGGACCCAGCTCCAGGACCCGTGAGCTCTTTTTGGGGGGTGGGACGGGGCTTCTGGCACACCCGGCCTCCAGACGCGAGGGGGCGCTGTGAGCTCCGGTGGGCTCTTGGATGCTGGGTGTTTACTGCGCAAGCGCACTcagggcttttttttcccccctccgtACCCACGTGGGAAACTTTACGGCCCGGTTTTCGCGAAAAATGCCCAAGTTCAAGGCGGCCCGCGGGGCCGGGGGTCAGGAAAAGCATGCGCCGCTGGCCGAGCAGATCCTGGCTGGGGAGGCGGTGCGGGCAGGAGCCCGAGAAAAACGGCGGGGTCGCGGAACCGGAGACGAAGAGGAAGAGTACGTCGGGCCCCGGCTGACCCGACGGATTTTGCAGCAAGCGCGGCAGCAGCAAGAGGAGCTCGAGGCCGAGCATGGGAGCGGGGACAGGCCCGCGCCGCCGCGGGAGCGCACCACGCGGCTGGGTGAGTGGCGGGGATGCGGTACGAGGAGAAGGGTGGGTAGCTGGGGTGGACGGCTGAAAGGCGTACGGCAGGGGACTaacttggaattaaaaaaaacaaaaacaaaaaacatgaggGCCTTGACAAAGGTAATGGGGTGGGAGACCCAGCTCTGGGGCAGATTCAGGGTTGCCGGAGCCCTCCACGCCCACTCCTTAGAGTGGCACTCTTTTAGGCATCCCCGAGGTTAGGCCAACAGGAAGTGGTTACTCAGGCCGCTAAGTTCTCCtagcatttatttatgttttgtaagtaaTCATGGAATGTCTACTACGCACATCCCACCGTGCTAGGAGTTTAGATGGTTTAggtaaaaaaatgtaaataggaTAAAGGTATACTTGACTACAGGATCTTACAATGTAGCCCAAGAGAGGGGGAATTAAAT from Muntiacus reevesi chromosome 20, mMunRee1.1, whole genome shotgun sequence encodes:
- the MED20 gene encoding mediator of RNA polymerase II transcription subunit 20, which translates into the protein MGVTCVSQMPVAEGKSVQQTVELLTRKLEMLGAEKQGTFCVDCETYHTAASTLGSQGQTGKLMYVMHNSEYPLSCFALFENGPCLVADTNFDVLMVKLKGFFQSAKASKIETRGTRYQYCDFLVKVGTVTMGPSARGISVEVEYGPCVVASDCWSLLLEFLQSFLGSHTPGAPAVFGNRHDAVYSPADTMVQYMELFNKIRKQQQVIEMRKPNQ